Sequence from the Marinobacter antarcticus genome:
CAATGTCTGTAAAAGGCTGCACATTTTTGGCCCAAACGAAATCGATAGAGATGGTTTTTTAGAAAGTTTGAATGCGAGCGATGAAGAGAAAGTTCTTCAAAATAATTACCTTGGATTTATAGTCTTACGACCAATTCCCTCTGCGCCATTTGGGCGAACTGTTCTTGCTTTATATCCTGATAAAATGCCTGAAACTCCAAGAATCACTGAGCCTGCTCGGGACTACCATGTTCACATTGCTGGAGTTCAGTTATCTGTGAAAGGCTTGGCTTGGCAACAGCAAGATACAGGAGTAGCTGCCTGTGCCACTATAGGTTTGTGGACAATGTTTCACTCCTCTGCGCTAGATGATCACCATGCAATCCCCACAACAGCCGAGATCACAACGTCCGCTGAGCAATTTGGAGCGAGGGCATTTCCGTCAAAGGGAATGACGATGAATCAGATACTTGAAGCGATCCATCGGCAAAATTTTAATCCAGTCGCAGTATCTGGCGATATCAATAAGGGTGGTGTTGTTGTTGGGTTTTCTGAAAAAAGATTTTCTATAAATTGTATGTCCTTCATTAGGTCAGGATATCCAGTTCTTTTGTTAGGACATAATGGATCTGGTGGTCATGCGATTTGTTTGGTCGGCGCACGTGAGAATCAAGTTGGTGAAGATAATAATGAGGCAGTATGCGCGGAGGATGAAAATTCTATATATTTCTATGTGCATGACGACAACTATGGGCCCAACATTCGCTTTCGCTTAAAGATGAATAATGGAATTTCCTATTTATCGGCCGAGCCTCCAGCATACGTTCAACCGGGATATCCAGACCAAGAAACGTGTTTTTTTCCCACCCATTTGATTGTTGCTACTAACAAGGATGTAAGGGTGGACGCTGATGATTTGTACTTGAGAGCTGAAAGGTGTGCATCGATTATTTATGTGATTTTGGAGTCGATCTTGAAAGCAAACAATCAAGAATCTATCCCGGTTATTTTTAATGCCCGCTTCATGCTATTGAGGGACTACATGGGAAAGGTTTTGGCTCAGGTAGTGCCACCAGCCATACTTGGCCTCACGCGGTTAGAAATTCATGAAAAGGCTCTTCCAATGAGTTTGCACATTGGTGTCGCTCGCATTGCTCTTAGAGACGGATCAGTAATTTGCGATGTGATTCATGATACGACAGATTCTAGTCGGAACATGTCGGTATTCGTCAGTATAATTTACGAAAAGGCACTCTTTGACTACCTTCAGAACATCGAGCCAGCATCGAGGACAAGCATCGGGTTATCGGAAACTTTAGTCGCTGCATTTGAATGAACTGGTTAGATTATTACTTCTAATAGCGACGAAAAATATCAAACTTTAATGCCCGATTCTCCCTAAAGGCTGAATGGAAAAGATCTAGAAAGTATCAAACTTTACCCCTTTTGGGGGGTAGGAGTTCGCGTAAGTGCCGATTTTATTATCAAACTTTAATGTCCGCTGACAGTGGAGATATGAATCAACAGTCTGGCTTGGCACCTGTGGATCTGTCAGAGGCGACGTTGTCGTCGCTGCTTGATGGGATACGCCAGAACAAATGGCATGCGAGCCAGCTGCTTGAGACATGCCTTGGCAACATAGACCGGTATGATGACCCTGCCAATCAGGTTTATACGGCGCGCTTTGATCGCACAGCAAAAGCTGAAGCGGCCGCCATCGATGCGCTCCAGAAAGGCAAGGTTCCTCTGGGGGAGCTTGCCGGGCTGCCGATAGCTCTCAAGGTTTTGTTTGATGTTGCCGGTGAAGTGACCCACTCGGGATCCAAATGGTGGACTCAGCAGGCGCAGAGTGACGCGCTAATTGTCTCGCGCCTGCGCCGGGCGGGAGCTGTTATCACAGGGCATACCAACATGACCGAGTTCGCATACTCCGGTCTGGGGCTCAATCCCCACTATGGCACGCCGGTAAATCCGATTGCACAGGGCCGGATATGTGGCGGTTCCTCGTCGGGAGCAGCAGCTGCGGTAGCGCAGGGAATGGCCGTTGCGGCCATTGGTAGTGATACCGGCGGGTCCGTGCGTATTCCGGCTACATTCTGCGGCCTTGTGGGTTTCAAGCCTTCTCAGCAACGCATACCCCGTGAGGGTGTATTCCGTTTATCCCAAAGTCTTGATTCCATTGGTCCCATTGCTCGCAGCGTGGACTGCTGTGATCGCCTGGATGCGGTTATGGCTGGCGAACGCTGGCAAAAGCGCACGCCAGCAGATCTGCGCGGTCGTCGTTTTGTGGTCCCGGCCAATTACATGCTGGATGAATTGTCCCCGGGGGTTGCCGAAGCGTTCGCCCGTAGCCTCCGTAAACTGCGTGAGCGCGGCGCCCGGATTGTGGAAGCACCGGTGCCGGTGCTGGATACCTTGCCTGAGCTCCTGAAGGGTGGGGGACTTACAGCGGCTGAGAGCTATCACGTTCACCGACGCTGGCTGCAGCAACACGGAGAGGATTACGACCCACAGATACGCCAGCGCATGGAGCGGGGTGCCAGCATCAGCGCGGCTGATTACCTGGATCTACAACATCTCCGGGCCGAACGGGAAAAGCAGGCAGAGGAATGGCTTGGCGCGTATGACGGCCTACTTGCACCTACCATAGCCATTGAGCCGCCCCTGTTGACGGAGCTTGAAAACGACGCGGAGTACGCGCGGCTGAACCTTCTTGTTCTGCGAAACACGACCGTGGCGAATCTGCTCGATCTGTGTGCTATTACGCTCCCGAACCACCAGTATGGCGACTTGCCAAGTGGCCTGATGCTGGTTGGTCGTAATGGCTCAGACATGGCCGTGCTTGGTATCGCGCAGGCGATGGAAAAGGCACTGAAGCTGTGAGCTTGAAGCCGGTGCTCGAATCCGCTGGGCTGGATAGCTGGATCATAAGGCTGTTCGAGGATATCGATGAGCACAACCTGCCCTGGTTATCCGCGCTTTCACGCCGGTGTGAGCAGGCGTTTGGTGATGCGCTGATCGATCTGGTGCCTTCCTATACCACGCTTCTGGTTGTTTTCGATCCGTTGATGCTATCGCCATCTCAGGCCCGGACAATGATTTGCCGGATACTCGCGGATCTGGAACCGGAAGACAACACCCATGCTGGAAAGATACACGAGCTCCAAACCTGGTACGACGCCAGTGTAGGCCCGGAACTGACAAGGGTGGCTGAGCATGCCGGGATGGCGGTCAGCGACGTGATCGACGCCCACAGTCAGCAGGTATATC
This genomic interval carries:
- a CDS encoding amidase: MNQQSGLAPVDLSEATLSSLLDGIRQNKWHASQLLETCLGNIDRYDDPANQVYTARFDRTAKAEAAAIDALQKGKVPLGELAGLPIALKVLFDVAGEVTHSGSKWWTQQAQSDALIVSRLRRAGAVITGHTNMTEFAYSGLGLNPHYGTPVNPIAQGRICGGSSSGAAAAVAQGMAVAAIGSDTGGSVRIPATFCGLVGFKPSQQRIPREGVFRLSQSLDSIGPIARSVDCCDRLDAVMAGERWQKRTPADLRGRRFVVPANYMLDELSPGVAEAFARSLRKLRERGARIVEAPVPVLDTLPELLKGGGLTAAESYHVHRRWLQQHGEDYDPQIRQRMERGASISAADYLDLQHLRAEREKQAEEWLGAYDGLLAPTIAIEPPLLTELENDAEYARLNLLVLRNTTVANLLDLCAITLPNHQYGDLPSGLMLVGRNGSDMAVLGIAQAMEKALKL
- a CDS encoding 5-oxoprolinase subunit B family protein, with protein sequence MKPVLESAGLDSWIIRLFEDIDEHNLPWLSALSRRCEQAFGDALIDLVPSYTTLLVVFDPLMLSPSQARTMICRILADLEPEDNTHAGKIHELQTWYDASVGPELTRVAEHAGMAVSDVIDAHSQQVYRVFALGFAPGFAFMGLTDPRLECGRLDTPRRRVPPGSVAMAGRQTAAYPTATPGGWNLLGRTNARLFDRKREGFSLLRVGDQVRFRPVSREEFEREGGDTTPMEPLV